In Salmo salar chromosome ssa03, Ssal_v3.1, whole genome shotgun sequence, a single genomic region encodes these proteins:
- the LOC106600937 gene encoding 26S proteasome non-ATPase regulatory subunit 11A isoform X2, producing the protein MRSGERGAQSQWLGIQDVKRDIQESDEEAVCVKEQSILELGGLLAKTGQAAELGGLLKYVRPFLNSISKAKAARLVRSLLDLFLDMEAATGQEVELCLECIEWAKAEKRTFLRQALEARLISLYFDTKRYQEALHLGTQLLQELKKMDDKALLVEVQLLESKTYHGLSNLPKARAALTSARTTANGIYCPPKLQAALDMQSGIIHAAEEKDWKTAYSYFYEAFEGYDSIDHPRAITALKYMLLCKIMLNLPEEVQGLVSGKLALRHAGRQTDSLKCVAQASKNRSLENFEKALTEYRGELRDDPIISTHLTTLYDNLLEQNLIRVIEPFSRVQIEHISTLIKLSKGDVERKLSQMILDTKFHGILDQGEGVLIIFDEPAVDTTYEVALETIQNMSKVVDSLYNKAKKLT; encoded by the exons TAAAGCGGGACATCCAGGAGAGCGATGAGGAGGCAGTGTGTGTCAAAGAGCAGAGCATCCTGGAGCTGGGTGGTCTGCTGGCTAAGACGGGCCAGGCTGCAG AGCTGGGCGGTCTCCTGAAGTATGTTCGGCCGTTCCTGAATTCCATCAGCAAGGCCAAGGCGGCGCGGCTGGTACGCTCGCTGCTGGACCTGTTTCTGGACATGGAGGCAGCTACAGGCCAGGAGGTGGAGCTGTGTCTGGAGTGCATCGAGTGGGCCAAGGCTGAGAAGAGGACATTCCTCAGACAGGCCCTGGAG gctcgtctcatctctctgtattttgacaCAAAGCGGTATCAGGAGGCGCTTCATCTAG gcaCCCAGCTACTTCAGGAGCTGAAGAAGATGGATGACAAGGCCCTGCTGGTGGAGGTGCAGCTGCTGGAGAGTAAGACGTACCACGGCCTCAGCAACCTGCCCAAGGCCCGTGCCGCCCTCACCTCTGCACGCACCACCGCCAACGGCATCTACTGCCCGCCCAAGCTACAGGCCGCCCTGGACATGCAGTCAG GGATCATCCATGCAGCAGAGGAGAAGGACTGGAAGACGGCCTACTCTTACTTCTACGAGGCCTTCGAAGGCTACGACTCCATCGACCACCCCAGAGCGATCACCGCTCTCAAATACATGCTGCTCTGCAAAATCATGCTCAACCT TCCTGAGGAGGTCCAAGGTCTTGTCAGTGGAAAGCTAGCCCTGCGGCACGCCGGGAGACAGACGGACTCTCTGAAATGCGTGGCGCAAGCCAGCAAGAACCGGTCGCTGGAGAATTTTGAAAAG gcCCTGACAGAGTACAGAGGTGAGTTGAGAGATGACCCCATCATAAGCACACACTTGACCACGCTCTATGACAACCTGCTTGAACAGAACCTGATCCGTGTCATCGAGCCTTTCTCCAGGGTACAG ATAGAACACATTTCCACCCTCATAAAACTCTCCAAG GGAGATGTCGAGAGGAAGTTGTCACAGATGATTCTAGACACAAAATTTCACG gtaTTTTGGACCAAGGCGAAGGTGTGCTGATCATCTTCGATGAGCCTGCAGTAGACACAACGTATGAGGTGGCCCTGGAGACCATTCAGAACATGAGCAAAGTGGTGGACTCACTCTACAACAAAGCCAAGAAGCTCACATAG
- the LOC106600937 gene encoding 26S proteasome non-ATPase regulatory subunit 11 isoform X1, whose protein sequence is MAAAAVAEFQRAQSLLSSDRNASIDILHSIVKRDIQESDEEAVCVKEQSILELGGLLAKTGQAAELGGLLKYVRPFLNSISKAKAARLVRSLLDLFLDMEAATGQEVELCLECIEWAKAEKRTFLRQALEARLISLYFDTKRYQEALHLGTQLLQELKKMDDKALLVEVQLLESKTYHGLSNLPKARAALTSARTTANGIYCPPKLQAALDMQSGIIHAAEEKDWKTAYSYFYEAFEGYDSIDHPRAITALKYMLLCKIMLNLPEEVQGLVSGKLALRHAGRQTDSLKCVAQASKNRSLENFEKALTEYRGELRDDPIISTHLTTLYDNLLEQNLIRVIEPFSRVQIEHISTLIKLSKGDVERKLSQMILDTKFHGILDQGEGVLIIFDEPAVDTTYEVALETIQNMSKVVDSLYNKAKKLT, encoded by the exons TAAAGCGGGACATCCAGGAGAGCGATGAGGAGGCAGTGTGTGTCAAAGAGCAGAGCATCCTGGAGCTGGGTGGTCTGCTGGCTAAGACGGGCCAGGCTGCAG AGCTGGGCGGTCTCCTGAAGTATGTTCGGCCGTTCCTGAATTCCATCAGCAAGGCCAAGGCGGCGCGGCTGGTACGCTCGCTGCTGGACCTGTTTCTGGACATGGAGGCAGCTACAGGCCAGGAGGTGGAGCTGTGTCTGGAGTGCATCGAGTGGGCCAAGGCTGAGAAGAGGACATTCCTCAGACAGGCCCTGGAG gctcgtctcatctctctgtattttgacaCAAAGCGGTATCAGGAGGCGCTTCATCTAG gcaCCCAGCTACTTCAGGAGCTGAAGAAGATGGATGACAAGGCCCTGCTGGTGGAGGTGCAGCTGCTGGAGAGTAAGACGTACCACGGCCTCAGCAACCTGCCCAAGGCCCGTGCCGCCCTCACCTCTGCACGCACCACCGCCAACGGCATCTACTGCCCGCCCAAGCTACAGGCCGCCCTGGACATGCAGTCAG GGATCATCCATGCAGCAGAGGAGAAGGACTGGAAGACGGCCTACTCTTACTTCTACGAGGCCTTCGAAGGCTACGACTCCATCGACCACCCCAGAGCGATCACCGCTCTCAAATACATGCTGCTCTGCAAAATCATGCTCAACCT TCCTGAGGAGGTCCAAGGTCTTGTCAGTGGAAAGCTAGCCCTGCGGCACGCCGGGAGACAGACGGACTCTCTGAAATGCGTGGCGCAAGCCAGCAAGAACCGGTCGCTGGAGAATTTTGAAAAG gcCCTGACAGAGTACAGAGGTGAGTTGAGAGATGACCCCATCATAAGCACACACTTGACCACGCTCTATGACAACCTGCTTGAACAGAACCTGATCCGTGTCATCGAGCCTTTCTCCAGGGTACAG ATAGAACACATTTCCACCCTCATAAAACTCTCCAAG GGAGATGTCGAGAGGAAGTTGTCACAGATGATTCTAGACACAAAATTTCACG gtaTTTTGGACCAAGGCGAAGGTGTGCTGATCATCTTCGATGAGCCTGCAGTAGACACAACGTATGAGGTGGCCCTGGAGACCATTCAGAACATGAGCAAAGTGGTGGACTCACTCTACAACAAAGCCAAGAAGCTCACATAG